From a region of the Bradyrhizobium sp. KBS0727 genome:
- the mutL gene encoding DNA mismatch repair endonuclease MutL, whose amino-acid sequence MPVRQLPEQVVNRIAAGEVVERPASVVKELVENAIDAGASRVDIFTDGGGRRRIGITDDGSGMTHGDLALAVDRHATSKLDDEDLLHIRTLGFRGEALPSIGAVAKLGITTRHAGEPHAWSLSVEGGEKSAIMPAALSQGTRVEVSDLFYATPARLKFLKTDRTEAEAIREVVRRLAMARPDIAFTLAGEERAPVTWAAALPGAAGRLTRLGDILGSDFRSSAIEVRSEREGVVVEGFAAAPSLTRANALGQYLFVNGRPVRDKLILGAVRAAYSDYLPRDRHPVVALFVTTDPQEVDANVHPAKTEVRFRNAGLVRALIVHALKDGLAREGKRTAANTDGSALSAFRPSFAPSFASRPGNWDWRASPAYPAGPMPSFDGAAAPAFAEPGQAAFDVGTPTADVRFEAQPSADLLDRPLGAARTQIHETYIVSQTRDGLIVVDQHAAHERIVYERLKASLAKNGVQRQILLIPEIVEFDEATVERLLDRAEELATFGLAIDTFGPGAVAVRETPSLLGKANAAGLLRDLAEHMAEWDEALPLERRLMHVAATMACHGSVRAGRRLKPEEMNALLREMEDTPNSGQCNHGRPTYVELKLSDIEKLFGRR is encoded by the coding sequence ATGCCCGTCCGCCAGCTCCCCGAACAGGTCGTCAACCGCATCGCCGCCGGCGAGGTGGTCGAACGCCCCGCGAGCGTGGTCAAGGAACTGGTCGAGAACGCCATCGACGCCGGCGCCAGCCGGGTCGACATTTTCACCGATGGCGGCGGCCGGCGGCGGATCGGCATCACCGACGACGGCAGCGGCATGACTCATGGCGACCTCGCGCTCGCCGTCGACCGCCACGCCACTTCCAAGCTCGACGACGAGGACCTGCTGCACATCCGCACGCTGGGGTTTCGCGGCGAGGCGCTGCCCTCGATCGGCGCGGTCGCCAAACTCGGCATCACCACGCGCCATGCCGGCGAGCCGCATGCCTGGTCGCTTTCGGTCGAAGGCGGCGAGAAATCGGCGATCATGCCGGCCGCGCTCAGCCAAGGCACCCGCGTCGAGGTCAGCGATCTCTTTTACGCGACGCCGGCACGGCTGAAATTCCTCAAGACCGACCGCACCGAGGCCGAGGCGATCCGTGAAGTCGTGCGGCGGCTGGCGATGGCGCGGCCCGATATTGCCTTCACTTTGGCGGGTGAGGAACGCGCGCCGGTGACCTGGGCCGCGGCGCTGCCGGGCGCGGCCGGGCGCTTGACCCGGCTCGGCGATATTCTCGGAAGCGATTTCCGCTCCAGCGCCATTGAAGTGCGTTCTGAGCGCGAAGGCGTGGTGGTCGAAGGCTTTGCCGCCGCACCGTCGTTGACCCGCGCCAACGCGCTCGGCCAATATCTGTTCGTCAACGGCCGCCCGGTGCGCGACAAGCTCATTCTCGGCGCCGTGCGCGCGGCCTATTCCGATTATCTGCCGCGCGACAGGCATCCTGTTGTGGCGCTGTTCGTCACGACCGACCCGCAGGAGGTCGATGCCAATGTCCATCCGGCCAAGACCGAGGTGAGATTCCGCAACGCCGGCCTCGTCCGCGCGCTGATCGTGCATGCGCTGAAGGACGGCCTCGCCCGCGAAGGCAAGCGTACCGCCGCCAATACCGACGGCTCGGCGCTGTCGGCGTTTCGTCCGTCGTTTGCGCCGTCCTTTGCATCACGGCCGGGCAACTGGGACTGGCGCGCCTCGCCGGCCTATCCGGCGGGACCGATGCCGTCGTTCGACGGCGCAGCCGCACCAGCTTTCGCCGAGCCGGGACAGGCCGCCTTCGATGTCGGCACGCCCACCGCCGACGTCCGCTTCGAGGCGCAACCTTCCGCCGACCTGCTCGACCGCCCGCTCGGTGCGGCGCGGACCCAGATCCACGAGACCTATATCGTGTCGCAGACTCGCGACGGCCTGATTGTCGTGGACCAGCATGCTGCGCATGAACGCATCGTCTACGAAAGGCTGAAGGCCTCATTGGCGAAGAACGGCGTGCAGCGGCAGATCCTGCTGATCCCGGAGATCGTCGAATTCGACGAGGCCACGGTCGAAAGACTGCTCGATCGCGCCGAGGAACTGGCGACGTTCGGGCTCGCGATCGATACTTTCGGCCCCGGCGCGGTCGCGGTGCGCGAGACGCCGTCGCTGCTTGGCAAGGCCAATGCGGCGGGACTCTTACGCGATCTCGCCGAACACATGGCCGAATGGGACGAAGCGTTGCCGCTGGAACGGCGGCTGATGCATGTCGCCGCCACCATGGCCTGTCACGGCTCGGTCCGTGCCGGCCGCCGCCTCAAGCCGGAAGAGATGAACGCGCTCTTACGCGAGATGGAAGACACGCCGAATTCCGGCCAGTGCAACCACGGCCG
- the arfB gene encoding alternative ribosome rescue aminoacyl-tRNA hydrolase ArfB → MLRVSRDLTIDENDIVIDFVRASGPGGQNVNKLSTAAQLRFDTRKITLPEDASLRLNRLAGQRMTKDGVIVIHAQRFRTQERNRADAIDRLLELLREAMVRPIPRRATKPTFGSKQRRLEGKKRRSDVKAGRGTKRYDD, encoded by the coding sequence ATGCTGCGGGTTTCCCGCGACCTCACAATCGACGAGAACGACATCGTGATCGATTTCGTCCGCGCCTCCGGTCCGGGCGGGCAGAACGTCAACAAGCTCTCCACGGCGGCCCAGTTGCGCTTCGACACGCGCAAGATCACGCTGCCGGAGGACGCCTCGCTGCGGCTCAATCGTCTGGCCGGCCAGCGCATGACCAAGGACGGCGTCATCGTGATCCACGCCCAGCGCTTCCGCACCCAGGAGCGCAACCGGGCCGACGCCATCGACCGCCTGCTCGAACTGCTGCGCGAAGCCATGGTGCGGCCGATCCCGCGGCGGGCCACCAAGCCGACCTTCGGATCGAAGCAGCGCCGGCTGGAAGGCAAGAAGCGCCGCAGCGACGTCAAGGCCGGGCGCGGCACGAAACGCTACGACGATTGA
- a CDS encoding M16 family metallopeptidase: protein MIRFQIGAQRFASILATCVALTALTASPSQAAAKIQRLVSPGGIEAWFVQDATVPLIAMEYAFGGGATQDPAGKSGVGNMVASLLDEGSGDLDSAAFHERLDRRAIELSFTSTRDYFRGSLRMLKDNKDEAYDLLRMSLTSPHFDSTDVERIRAQVISGLRRDTTNPSALASRKFLEVAFGDHPYGRQASGTLDSVPKIDVADLKDYVGRVIAKDTLRIAVVGDVDADTLGKLLDKTFGDLPAKANLTPIADVQAAKPPQRAFIPLDVPQTVVTFGGPGIRRHDPNFMAAYVVNHILGGGGLSSRLYKEVREKRGLAYSVYESLLWMDHSAVFVGNTGTRADRAGETVDAIDKEIRRMAEEGPTQKELDEAKSYLKGSQMLALDTSSKLAQGLLQYQLDKLPIDYIEKRNAIVDAVTLDDAKKAAKFLWGQGLLTVIVGRAPQAAAQPVAAPPKAN, encoded by the coding sequence GTGATCCGTTTTCAGATTGGCGCGCAGCGCTTCGCCTCCATCCTTGCCACCTGCGTTGCGCTGACCGCGCTCACGGCGAGTCCGTCGCAGGCCGCCGCGAAAATCCAGCGGCTGGTCTCGCCCGGCGGCATCGAAGCCTGGTTCGTGCAGGACGCCACCGTGCCTTTGATCGCGATGGAATATGCCTTCGGCGGCGGCGCCACCCAGGATCCGGCCGGCAAGTCCGGCGTCGGCAACATGGTTGCCAGCCTGCTCGATGAAGGTTCCGGCGATCTCGATTCCGCGGCCTTCCACGAGCGCCTCGACCGCCGCGCCATCGAACTGAGCTTCACGTCGACGCGGGATTATTTCCGCGGCTCGTTGCGCATGCTCAAGGACAACAAGGACGAGGCCTACGACCTGTTGCGGATGTCGCTGACCTCGCCGCATTTCGACAGCACCGATGTCGAGCGGATTCGCGCGCAGGTGATCTCCGGGCTGCGGCGCGACACCACCAACCCCTCCGCACTGGCGAGCCGCAAGTTCCTCGAAGTCGCCTTCGGCGACCATCCCTATGGCCGGCAGGCCAGCGGCACACTCGACAGCGTGCCGAAGATCGATGTCGCCGACTTGAAGGACTATGTCGGCCGCGTGATCGCAAAAGATACGCTACGGATCGCCGTGGTCGGCGACGTCGACGCCGACACGCTCGGCAAGCTGCTCGACAAGACGTTTGGCGACTTGCCCGCCAAGGCCAACCTCACTCCCATCGCCGACGTGCAGGCCGCGAAGCCGCCGCAGCGCGCGTTCATCCCGCTCGACGTGCCGCAGACGGTGGTGACGTTCGGCGGCCCCGGCATCCGCCGCCACGATCCGAATTTCATGGCCGCTTACGTCGTCAACCACATTCTCGGCGGCGGCGGCCTGTCGTCGCGGCTCTACAAGGAAGTTCGCGAAAAGCGCGGCCTGGCCTATTCGGTCTACGAGTCGCTGCTCTGGATGGATCATTCCGCAGTGTTCGTCGGCAATACCGGCACCCGGGCCGATCGCGCCGGCGAAACGGTCGATGCGATCGACAAGGAAATCCGCCGCATGGCCGAGGAAGGCCCGACCCAGAAAGAGCTGGACGAGGCCAAGTCCTACCTCAAGGGCTCGCAGATGCTGGCGCTCGACACCTCCTCGAAGCTGGCGCAGGGGCTGTTGCAATACCAGCTCGACAAGCTGCCGATCGACTACATCGAGAAACGCAATGCCATCGTCGACGCCGTGACGCTTGACGACGCCAAGAAGGCCGCCAAGTTCCTGTGGGGTCAGGGCCTCCTGACCGTGATCGTCGGCCGCGCCCCGCAGGCCGCCGCCCAGCCGGTCGCGGCGCCGCCGAAGGCGAATTGA
- a CDS encoding pitrilysin family protein → MTSHRFAVSLVAAAFVSTFAFSDSPALAQTTVTSERPASFTLGNGLQVVVIPDHRTPVVTQMIWYKVGSADETPGKSGLAHFLEHLMFKGTSKHPVGEFSQTVLRIGGNENAFTSVDYTGYFQRVPREQLASMMEFEADRMTGLILKDENVLPERDVVLEEFNMRVANNPDARLTEQIMAALYLNHPYGRPVIGWHQEIEKLDREDALAFYKRFYAPNNAILVIAGDVDAKDIRPMVEHAYGAIPAQPAIPAQRVRPQEPVPAAPRTVTLSDPRVEQTGLRRYYLVPSSATAAAGEGPALDVLAQLMGGGSNSYLYRALVIDNPLAISAGAGYQGTSLDPSQFSISVSPKSGVEFAQIEQVIDRVIADVIQNPARAEDLERVKTQLIAEAIYAQDNQATLARWYGGALTTGLSIDDIRSWPDRIRAVTAEQVRDAAQKWLDKKRSVTGYLIKDTTAPKREEKRS, encoded by the coding sequence ATGACATCGCACCGCTTTGCCGTTTCGCTCGTTGCCGCAGCCTTTGTCTCCACATTCGCCTTTTCCGACAGCCCCGCCCTCGCCCAGACCACGGTGACGTCGGAACGGCCCGCCAGCTTTACCCTCGGCAATGGCCTGCAGGTGGTCGTGATACCCGATCATCGCACCCCGGTGGTGACGCAGATGATCTGGTACAAGGTCGGCTCCGCCGACGAGACGCCGGGCAAATCGGGACTGGCGCATTTCCTCGAACACCTGATGTTCAAGGGCACCAGCAAGCATCCTGTCGGTGAGTTTTCCCAAACCGTGCTGCGGATCGGCGGCAACGAGAACGCCTTCACCTCGGTCGACTACACCGGCTATTTCCAGCGCGTGCCGCGCGAGCAACTCGCGAGCATGATGGAATTCGAGGCCGACCGCATGACCGGCCTCATTCTCAAGGACGAAAACGTGCTGCCCGAGCGCGACGTCGTGCTCGAGGAGTTCAACATGCGGGTCGCCAACAATCCGGATGCGCGGCTGACCGAGCAGATCATGGCGGCACTGTATCTCAACCATCCCTACGGCCGCCCGGTGATCGGCTGGCATCAGGAAATCGAGAAGCTCGACCGCGAGGACGCGCTGGCGTTCTACAAGCGCTTCTACGCGCCGAACAATGCGATCCTGGTGATCGCGGGCGACGTCGACGCCAAGGACATCCGCCCGATGGTGGAACATGCCTATGGCGCCATCCCCGCGCAGCCGGCGATCCCGGCGCAGCGCGTCCGCCCGCAGGAGCCGGTGCCCGCAGCGCCGCGTACCGTGACGCTGTCCGATCCGCGCGTCGAACAGACCGGCCTGCGGCGCTATTACCTCGTGCCCTCGTCCGCGACCGCCGCCGCCGGCGAAGGCCCGGCGCTCGACGTGCTGGCGCAATTGATGGGCGGCGGCTCCAACTCCTACCTCTATCGCGCGCTGGTGATCGACAATCCGCTCGCGATCAGCGCCGGCGCCGGCTATCAGGGTACCTCGCTCGATCCGTCGCAGTTCTCGATCTCGGTCTCGCCGAAATCCGGCGTCGAGTTCGCGCAGATCGAACAGGTGATCGACCGCGTGATCGCGGATGTGATCCAGAACCCGGCCCGCGCCGAAGATCTCGAACGGGTCAAGACGCAACTGATCGCGGAAGCGATCTACGCCCAGGACAACCAGGCTACGCTGGCGCGCTGGTATGGCGGCGCGCTCACCACCGGGCTTTCGATCGACGATATCAGAAGCTGGCCCGACCGGATTCGCGCCGTTACCGCCGAGCAGGTCCGCGACGCCGCGCAGAAATGGCTCGACAAGAAGCGTTCGGTGACCGGCTACCTGATCAAGGATACCACCGCGCCGAAGCGCGAGGAGAAACGCTCGTGA
- the lspA gene encoding signal peptidase II, which yields MTPHLSAGAMTAIATLAIDQASKLWLLYVFDIAHRGAVRVTPFFDLVLAWNVGISFGWFQTDSQIAQIGLMAVKAIAVIVLGVWMARSRTLLATLALGLIIGGAVGNGIDRFLHGAVVDFALFHLQIGGNTFNWYVFNLADVAIVAGVAALLYDSFLGVPAAKAP from the coding sequence GTGACGCCTCACCTCAGCGCCGGAGCCATGACCGCGATCGCCACGCTGGCGATCGATCAGGCCTCGAAGCTCTGGCTGCTCTACGTGTTCGACATCGCTCACCGCGGCGCGGTTCGGGTCACGCCGTTTTTCGACCTGGTGCTGGCCTGGAATGTCGGGATCAGCTTCGGCTGGTTCCAGACCGACAGCCAGATCGCCCAGATCGGGCTGATGGCGGTGAAGGCCATCGCCGTGATCGTGCTCGGGGTCTGGATGGCGCGGTCGCGGACGCTTTTGGCGACCCTGGCGCTCGGCCTGATTATCGGCGGCGCGGTCGGCAACGGCATCGACCGCTTCCTCCACGGCGCGGTGGTCGATTTCGCTCTATTCCACCTCCAGATCGGCGGAAATACCTTCAATTGGTACGTGTTTAACCTTGCGGATGTGGCCATTGTTGCCGGGGTAGCGGCCCTATTGTATGACTCCTTCCTGGGGGTACCCGCCGCAAAAGCGCCCTGA